One genomic region from Balneola sp. encodes:
- a CDS encoding transcription termination factor Rho: MSDNETAGISAGELESLEGKKLHELQTIAKSVGIKRVTGVRKVQLIENIREAAKNQKSSSDDKSSSEKDDRQTNDSAEKDSEMKSYGGQNHIVSYKKEEEKKDDSKKKKKHTHSNTRRKGHEHNKLPESDATSLEKRIKELEPDLGPYLFNEGTLEILPDGYGFLRSVNYNYKASPDDIYVSPSQIKRFRLKQGDCVIGVIRPPKVGERYFALLRIEGVNGRIPHDMDNRQDFEELLPIHPDDRYRLEFESNNYSTRFIDMFAPVGKGQRGLIVAQPKTGKTTILRNIANAVAANHPETKILIVLIDERPEEVTEMERSVKGAEVAASTFDEKPENHVGLAEIVFEKAKRLVESGHDVLLLMDSITRLARAYNITASNKGRTMTGGVDSEALKAPRQLFSSARNIENGGSLTILATALIDTGSRMDDVIFEEFKGTGNMEIYLDRRISDRRLYPAIDIFRSGTRREELLVSDAEREKVVLLRRYLTNMSPFEAMDFLLEKIKGTRNNEEFLISMNK; encoded by the coding sequence ATGTCAGATAATGAAACCGCCGGAATCTCGGCCGGGGAGTTAGAATCCTTAGAGGGGAAAAAGCTTCACGAATTACAAACAATAGCGAAATCTGTTGGTATTAAACGGGTTACCGGAGTACGTAAAGTTCAGTTGATCGAAAACATCAGGGAAGCTGCCAAGAATCAAAAATCTTCTTCTGATGACAAATCATCCAGTGAAAAAGATGATCGCCAGACGAATGATTCAGCTGAGAAAGATTCTGAAATGAAAAGCTATGGCGGACAGAACCATATTGTTTCGTACAAGAAGGAGGAGGAAAAGAAAGACGACTCCAAGAAAAAGAAGAAGCATACTCACAGCAACACGCGCCGAAAAGGACATGAGCATAATAAACTGCCTGAGTCGGATGCTACTTCTCTTGAAAAGCGAATCAAAGAACTTGAGCCTGATTTAGGACCTTATTTATTCAATGAGGGGACTCTGGAAATTCTGCCTGACGGGTATGGCTTCCTTCGCTCTGTGAATTATAATTATAAAGCCAGTCCGGACGATATTTATGTATCTCCATCTCAGATAAAGAGATTTCGACTGAAGCAGGGGGATTGTGTAATTGGGGTAATCCGTCCGCCTAAAGTAGGAGAGCGCTATTTTGCACTGCTCAGAATTGAAGGCGTAAATGGCCGTATTCCACACGACATGGATAACCGCCAGGACTTTGAAGAACTACTCCCCATTCACCCGGATGACCGCTACCGCTTAGAGTTTGAGTCCAATAATTACTCTACACGATTCATTGATATGTTCGCTCCCGTAGGGAAAGGGCAGCGTGGGTTGATTGTAGCACAGCCCAAAACAGGTAAAACTACTATTCTTAGAAATATTGCAAACGCAGTAGCCGCCAATCATCCTGAGACCAAGATTTTAATTGTATTGATTGATGAGCGCCCTGAAGAGGTTACCGAGATGGAGCGTTCTGTTAAAGGTGCAGAAGTAGCTGCTTCAACCTTTGATGAAAAGCCTGAAAATCACGTTGGTCTTGCTGAAATCGTTTTTGAAAAAGCAAAACGATTGGTAGAAAGTGGTCATGATGTGTTGTTGCTCATGGATTCTATCACAAGATTGGCACGTGCCTATAACATTACAGCATCCAATAAAGGCCGTACAATGACCGGTGGTGTTGACTCAGAAGCATTGAAAGCACCACGTCAGTTATTCAGTTCTGCCCGTAACATCGAAAACGGTGGTTCACTTACTATTTTGGCAACTGCGTTGATCGACACCGGTTCCCGAATGGATGACGTAATCTTTGAGGAATTCAAGGGTACGGGTAACATGGAAATCTATCTTGACCGACGAATTTCTGATCGCAGACTTTACCCGGCTATCGATATTTTCCGTTCCGGAACACGCCGCGAAGAGCTGCTGGTTTCTGATGCAGAACGAGAAAAAGTGGTTCTGCTTCGCCGATATCTGACGAATATGAGTCCGTTCGAAGCCATGGACTTCCTGCTCGAAAAAATTAAGGGTACGAGGAATAACGAAGAGTTTTTGATTTCTATGAATAAGTAA